The uncultured Cohaesibacter sp. genomic sequence CATAGGCGATGCGACCGCCTGAGACGGCCACATCCATATCGGGAATGATCTCTCCGGTATGGACATTGACCCATTTGCCCTTGCGAATAACGCTGTCGGCCATACGCCGACCCATGGCCACATCAACCAATTGTGGGGCTAGTTCACTCCAGGATGGGATAGGCATAAAGACCTCCGAATTTAGTGTCGCAGATAAGGGACGCCCAGTTTTGCTGGCTGGCCGGACCGACTGCGGATTAAAATCAACAGGCCGATGGACGCCACATAGGGCAACATGAGAAAGAATTGATAGGGCACATCGACCCCGACACCTTGGGCATGAACCGCAAGACTGTCAAGAATAGCGAAAATCAGCACCGCCGCCATGGTGCGGAGCGGCTTCCAGTTGCCCGCAATGACGGCCACGATGGCCAGCCAGCCGCGCCCGCCAGAAATATCGGGGCGGAACTGGTCGGCAAAAGCAAGCATCAGAAAGGCTCCGCCGAGCCCCGTCAGAGCCGAGCCGAACAACAGCGCAGCATATTGGCGGGTGGCGACCGAAAGGCCCTTGGCTTCCAGAAATTGCGGATTTTCACCTGCCGCGCGGGTTTCAAGACCAAAGGTCGTGCGGCGCAGAAAAATGGCGATCACAGGCACGCAGACAAGCGCTATATAGGTCAGGAGATGCTGATTGAAGAAGATCGGCCCGATGACGGGAATATCCGCCAGCCCGGGAATGGGCAATGTGTCTATAGTAGAATAGCTGGGCGGTTTGCCCCCGCCAACATAAGAGCGGAACCAGAAGAGCGTCAGGCCACTGGCCAGCAGATTGAAGCCAAGGCCGGTAACAAAGTGATCCACTCGCAGCGTTATGGTCATGAAGCCGATGATGAGACCGGCCATCATGCCAGCCCCGATGGCAGCAACAGCGGCAAGGATGGGGGAGCCGCTTCCGGCCATCACCAGATAGGCGATGAGGCAGCCAACCAGCATCGTTCCTTCCACGCCCATATTCCAGATGCCCGCCCGCTCGGTGACCAGTTCACCTAAAGCAGCAAACAGAATGACCGTTGCACCGCCCATGGCGGCGACCATGATTGACATCAGAATTTCAGGAGACAGCAGCTCAGACATGGGAGGCCCTCCGGATGCGGACACGATAGCGAACGATCACCGATGCGCTGAGGAAAAAGAGCAGCAGGATGCCCTGCATGGCAGGCACAAGCGCGGGGGGAATATCAGACAGAACGCTCATATAAAGTGAGCCATTTTCCAGCGCCCCGAACAACAGCGCCGCAATGAGGGCTCCCAGCGGATTGAGGCCACCGATCATGCCCACGATGATGCCGGTAAAGCCGAGGCCGGTTAGCACGTCCCCCTTGAGGCGATAGTTGACGCCGAAAATTTCGGAGACGCCAGCCAATGCCGACAGGGCTCCGCTCACCGCCATGACAATCAGAATGGTGCGGGCAACATTGACGCCCTTGAAGCGCAGCGCTGTCGGGTTGGCCCCCAGTGCGCGAATCTCAAAGCCGAAAGGCGTGTATTTGAGAATAGCCCAGCATAGGAGAGTGGCCAGAAGGGCCAGCACGAATCCTATATGCAGCTTGACGTCGGAGACGATCAGAGGCAGGCGGAAATTGTCCGCCAACAGAGCTGTCTGATGGTAGGATGTCGTGCCTTCAGCCGTCCAGGGGCCGCCTGCCAAAAGATAGGAAAGAAAATAGACGATGACATAGTTGAGCATCACGGTGGAGATGATCTCGTTGACGGCAAAACGGCTCTTGAGCCAACCACAAAGCATGCCCAGCAAAGCTCCACCAATCATTGCGGCGACGATGATCACCGGCACGGCAACCAGCATCGGAGCCCCGCCCAGATAAAGGGAAGCGAAATAGCCGCTCATGGCACCGGCAAACATCTGCCCCTCCTGCCCGATACTCCAGATCTCGGCGCGATAGGCGATTACAGTGGCAAGGCCGGTAAAGATCAGTGGCGTGGCGGCCACGAGGCTTTGCAGCATGGCTTCCTCAGACCCGAAGGCCCCTTCAAACAGCGCCGAGAAACCCTCGGAGACGCTGGCGCCACTGGCCCAGATCAACAAGGATGTGCAGGCAAAGCCCATGACAAGCGCAAGGATATAGGCGGCAATCCGGGCCTTGGTGGCGACCGTTTCGCGGCGGGTAATTTCGATCATGCGGCGGTCTCCAGTGAGCGTCCGGCCATCAGCAGACCGATTTCTTCCAGATTGGTCTTGCGTGCGTCGACAATTCCCATAAGGCGGCCCTGAAACAGCACGCCGATGCGGTCGCACAGAGAGATGAGATCTTCAAGCTCGGAAGAGGCAATCACCACGGCCACACCTTCGGCCTTCTTCTCGAACAGACATTGATGGATATAGTCGATCACGCCCACATCCAGCCCGCGGGTGGGCTGGTTGGCCAGAAGCACCTTGCTTGCCAGCTGCATTTCCCGCGCCAGAATAACCCGTTGAGCGTTGCCGCCGGAAAGATTGCCCACAAGGGTCTCTCCCGATGGTGCGGCGATATTGAACTCTGCGATCAGCTTTTTGGCATTCTCGGCCATTTTGCGGAAGTCCAGGAACCCGCCTTTGGCAAAGGAGCCGCGATGCTCACCCAGAATGAGATTTTCCTCAATCGAGAAATCGCGCACCAAGCCCTCGGCAAAACGGTCTTCAGGGATATGCCCCAGCCCCATATCCTTGATGGCATGAACGCCCTTGTTGGAGATCAGCGTCTCATCCAGCGTGATGGTTCCGGACGACGGCTTGCGTACACCGGCGATGACCTCCATCAAGGGGCGCTGGCCATTGCCCGCCACACCGGCGATGCCGAAAATTTCCCCTTCATGGACGCTAAAGGAGATCGCATCCAGATCAGGACGGTCGCCAGGACCCTCGACGGTGACGGAATTAAGGGCCAGGCGCGCTGTCCCCATGGGCGTCGCCTGGCAGGTCTGGCGGACTAGATCACGCCCGACCATCATACGTGTCAGTTCTTGCGGGGTTGTGTCGGCGGTCTTTTTGATGCCGACCACTTCGCCCTGCCGCAACACGGCAACCCTGTCAGCCTGCATCACCTCTTCAAGAAAATGGGTAATGAGGATCAGAGCAACGCCATCGGCCTTGAGCTTGTCGATGATGCGGAACAGCTTTTTGGAGCCTTGCACATCGAGCGTCGCGGTGGGTTCA encodes the following:
- a CDS encoding ABC transporter permease, with protein sequence MIEITRRETVATKARIAAYILALVMGFACTSLLIWASGASVSEGFSALFEGAFGSEEAMLQSLVAATPLIFTGLATVIAYRAEIWSIGQEGQMFAGAMSGYFASLYLGGAPMLVAVPVIIVAAMIGGALLGMLCGWLKSRFAVNEIISTVMLNYVIVYFLSYLLAGGPWTAEGTTSYHQTALLADNFRLPLIVSDVKLHIGFVLALLATLLCWAILKYTPFGFEIRALGANPTALRFKGVNVARTILIVMAVSGALSALAGVSEIFGVNYRLKGDVLTGLGFTGIIVGMIGGLNPLGALIAALLFGALENGSLYMSVLSDIPPALVPAMQGILLLFFLSASVIVRYRVRIRRASHV
- a CDS encoding ABC transporter ATP-binding protein; the protein is MTSPTLQVTALSKSFGSVQANRDVTFSVDAGELLCLFGENGAGKSTLSACLTGLHRPDSGEIMLEGNPLRLSSAADAIRHGIGLVHQHFVLVPDFTVLENIVVGSETGLFVDFASAEAKLRQICENYGIEIDPNARVQDLSVGEQQWAELLKALYFDAKLLILDEPTATLDVQGSKKLFRIIDKLKADGVALILITHFLEEVMQADRVAVLRQGEVVGIKKTADTTPQELTRMMVGRDLVRQTCQATPMGTARLALNSVTVEGPGDRPDLDAISFSVHEGEIFGIAGVAGNGQRPLMEVIAGVRKPSSGTITLDETLISNKGVHAIKDMGLGHIPEDRFAEGLVRDFSIEENLILGEHRGSFAKGGFLDFRKMAENAKKLIAEFNIAAPSGETLVGNLSGGNAQRVILAREMQLASKVLLANQPTRGLDVGVIDYIHQCLFEKKAEGVAVVIASSELEDLISLCDRIGVLFQGRLMGIVDARKTNLEEIGLLMAGRSLETAA
- a CDS encoding ABC transporter permease, which encodes MSELLSPEILMSIMVAAMGGATVILFAALGELVTERAGIWNMGVEGTMLVGCLIAYLVMAGSGSPILAAVAAIGAGMMAGLIIGFMTITLRVDHFVTGLGFNLLASGLTLFWFRSYVGGGKPPSYSTIDTLPIPGLADIPVIGPIFFNQHLLTYIALVCVPVIAIFLRRTTFGLETRAAGENPQFLEAKGLSVATRQYAALLFGSALTGLGGAFLMLAFADQFRPDISGGRGWLAIVAVIAGNWKPLRTMAAVLIFAILDSLAVHAQGVGVDVPYQFFLMLPYVASIGLLILIRSRSGQPAKLGVPYLRH